The genomic segment AAAGTATTATATCAGCTGATACCATGTGTAACCGATATACCAGTCGAGGTCTAATATAtatatcatacacacacacacacacacacacacacacccacacacacacacccacacaccacacacacacaccacacacacacacacacacacacacacacacacaccacacacgtaCACACTGACGCAGGTTCCGAATGTAGCCCCCTGGCCTGCACAGATCCCATCTCTATATCAGATAAGCTAAATCTGCTGTTCTCAGACAATAAAGCTTTGTTTCCTTCACGATGTGCTACATTATGAGACTGCATATATAACactctgaaacaaacaaaaccctaGATCTTTGGTGCAGTAATCACAAACATTTCCTAACCTGTGCACATCAATTTTAACTCAACCTTCTTCCTGAGCTCTGGTTTGCCTTTCTTCACTGTGGCCATGACCATATCACCCACTCATGCAGCAGGCAGACGGTTCAGACGTCCCTTGATGCCCTTCACAGAGATGATGTACAGGTTCTTGGCACCTGGCAGGGcaagaaaaataaacaacaaaacatgGGAGACAGAGAAAGAAAAGGTGAAATCAGAAGAATATATAAGGACAAAATCAGGAAGCAGGTCATCAAAGTCTCCTACATAATTATTTTTACTTCATAAATTGCACAGGTTTCTGAATGACTACTACTACTTTCAGTTTATGATTTCAGAATATCAAACTATGATAATTTCTTTGGACTGTCCCGTCACTGATTGAGATAAGTCAACCACAGtaaggcgctgccatctcaccCACAGCGAAGAGCATAATATTCCCTTCTACGACAACTCACCAGCCACTGAGCAGACAAAGCAAGTGCTTTTGGAAGGGGCACAGCCCGTTTGTTATTAGTCCACAGTTCTAATGGTCTATCTAACAAGGAACATTGCCTCAGATCTTCCCCGAGCCAATAGATTTGGGGCATACCTGTGTTGTCAGCGCAGTTGATGACCGCTCCCACTGGGAGACCCAATGAGATGCGGAACTTGCTCCAGATGATCCACCACGTCCTAATAAAAACAAAGTTTAAAGTATCAATTCTACCTGGGTGATTTCTGATCAAGGTTTATCTATAATGTAAACTCTAGAGATGGCTCAACCCCATGCAGGTGATTGTACTGACAAATTCCCAAAAGTGTGTATGAAGAATGAAAGGTGTGCTAGCAGCCACATGACCTACATAGTAATCAGGTGCTGCCAACTTTACTAAAGGTAAAAAGAATAGCTTACAAAGAGTACAGTTGTTTTTCAAGATATCAGATGTGCATATGCTTGGAATAACACTTGTCCAATCAAGTATTTTGTGTTACACCATGTTGTCTGGTAACCTATATGCCATAAAAAGTTATTTtcatgttttgttatttctggcgaGTAGTTGTCAAACAGCTTACTGCATGATGTCAAAATAATGCACACTGTATCAGTAACTTTAAAAATGCTATCAAGCTTAATCTTTGTATGTAAAAACTGCAGGTATTCTGCAACTTCTCAGTGCATGTACAGTTTCTGTCCTGATTTGTAAATACAAGCgagacaaaaatgaatttaaacaGAAGACAAATGAGAAGCTGAAATGGTCAACCTGTTCTACAACATAATAGCAGAGTTAAAAGTAACGATGTTAGCATTCAGATACATCGCGTAGTCTAATTAGTAATTTATATTTTCGACAGTTAGACTAGATGACTTAATTATAAGGGTTTTCAAAATAAGTTCGGGACCAATAAAACACGATTCACAACAACCTGAAGCACATTAGCATTAAGAAGTTGCCTTCTCTGTCCACGACTAAAACTACACTTTGAGAAACGCTTAAAACGCACGACCTCAAGTTTAACTTTGGCAGGGGACTCAGCACGAATTGTCTGAATTTAACAGCGGCTCTGAAATGTGTTATTTCAGCTAATGCCAAAGCTAAGCGTCATGGTTTCCGCCAGCTAACAGCTGAACGGTACGGTACAGAAATGCTAAACACATCCAGCAATCATAACATCAACTACAAAGACATGTCTTTGGGGACATCCTAAAACAGACAATGGGCGTTTCTAACACAGATGCAGGACAGAAAAGAACAGATGAATGTGGATTAAACGAGGATAGTATTCTACCTCTCTTTGACATCGCTGCGGGTTAGAAAGAGGAAGGCGGAGAAAGGAATTATGGGATATAAAGTTGAACGGAACCCCATCCGGGTCACAGCCTGTGCTGCGTTCAGGTGTTGTCGGAAGATTCAatttaaaaataatcattttttttGGTTTGACCTATTTGGCATTCCAGAGAGAAAACAGTGCAATATCGTTgattcaaaaataataaaatagtgatACACGAAATTAATACCGAGAATAAGGCATGAAAGTCaaaagacaataataataattatactactactactactactactaccaataataataatatttcctTCTCCAGTTAAAAGACATTTTTAACTCATTAGCTTGATACtggagtagagtggagaagggttttctttcaccagaacagatcaaatccaggcttgcatctcagatgtaccttctggcaatttgtagctaaactttctggtcttctttttaagaaaatcctcctctataccacttcatcatgaagctgtataactggtgatacaaaatgcaaaacatgcactgtgcacaatttctccaatcacagccacataagcctataatttcttctgggttgtctgggtgtcttggtggctttcctcactcttctccttcttgcacagtcagtcattcagtttttgagaattgtctactccatgcagatttaccatagagtgtcatactgtttgtatttctttgtaattgatgaaaataaagtccaagacatattcagtgtcagcttcaccatcagagagcctcgtccacaaaagactccaagctgtcattgatgttaaagggggcaaaccACTGTAATAAGAacgggggtatgtaaacttttgatcagggtcatttaggtagtttctgttgtcattatgatttaaaaagagtaaacacagttgtttgacaataaatggcttcacccaaccactaaccatgagtgataaAAGTATATATAGTCTTATTTGGCTGTTTATCTTCTATTTTGTTTTCTTATTATATGATTATTCTTTTGATATATGCTGCTCTTCGTGTCTATTTTGTGCAGTTGTAACACAAGTATTTTCGATCGGGATTAATGAAGTCTTTTGCTTCTGATTAATAAATTGGTCTGTTTTGCCATGTCTCCCTTTTTCTTTCTGCACGCTTCTCCTTGGTCAGAAACTGTAAGACACTTTGTGCACACTGCTGAGAAAACTGCTTGTCAGTCTGCTTTATTTACACTGAGGCAACTAGATCATTTCATAAATCTCAGAAAACCAGAAAATATTGAATCAATCACAGTTCCATGAAGGTATGTCATTAATGCTTCTGAAACagcagatggcagcaaagcgccaCCAGTATTTTCTCTTGTTACTGAATGGGACttatttgcaggggtggtggccaagtggttaatgctcttggtttcagtgtggaaggtttccggttcaaatcccacccctgccacatttctctgtgcactgtggagttgtgtcaggaaaggcatccagtgtaaaacttgtgccaattcaacatgcaaatgcaCCTtgactctgctgtggtgaccttgagtgcaaacaagggagcagctgaagggatttacttaATGAATGGGGTTTATTTCTTTGGTGCTTTATGTGAAGCagatgttcaaagcgctttacagtgatgcctcacattcacaccgcaCTTTAGGCGGCGCTCATCTGCACACTGGCAGGAACTTGGGGCTGAAAGACGCTGCCGAAGGGTAGCTTCATGATTTTCCAGAGTAACCAGACAATTGAACCTGGTCACAAGCTCCCAATATCCCAAGGCTAAAGGTGACAACAAGGTCAAATTCTCTATCATCATCACAAAATGTACTTACTGATGTAGTACATAATACTGTGGCTTTGTGGGGTAGGAGTTGGACCAccaacctgggttcaattccagaTGTGTGCTTCAGGCTGTCTTGTGTCCTTGCACTATACCAGTCCAAAAAAGGCTAAATGGTGCCATCTTGGCTGCAGAAGTAACCTTCCCCAACCTGCTTCTCCGCCCATGTGTAGTAGTAGACACTCCGTGGTATCTGGAGATAAGTGCCTCCACCAAAGGACCTTGGGTCTGTTAGAACTTACTtcctgcctcattttggcttgtcagtatctcacaaataaaactgAACTTTCCCATTGATGGGATATAAAGGCCTAGAAGGGGTTACGACTACCACCACTTCATACCTGAAATGTACACTGGTGGATCCAGAACATTCTtcgtgggggtggggggagcatTTTGATAGCGTACACTCTGAGGTGGCACAGAAATGCCTGAGCATTAAAACTGTATACATTATAGCCACTAGGTAGTGCTCTAGCCATGAATTTTCAGTGCATTTTGTAGTTCTGGAGAAATATAGAAAGCAGAATGtgtaactaaaaacaaaacagcaaacaaaacattaaacctctggggccgacgccatcgtatatgatggctaagaccaagctttactaaattctaaataactttttaatgatatgagatagaaacttactttttttttttgctgaaaggttaactccgcggacttttgattCAGCtatcgtgttgtgtgggccgctgaagaggaggtactgctggcccaccaccaccagatggcgccctgcttgaagtgcgggcttcaagcacaagggcgtcatagcaaccgggagtgacagctgtcacccgtcatcagcaccagctgtcactcattcacatcataccaccaccaccataaaggccggactgcaactccacctccccgccgagaaatcagctaccttggaggtaattcctCTGCTGACTCAACGCTgacaaatagtctgaactctttttgcagccgttttcctgtggtgttgccttatctggggaattggcgtttggtgtgatcagcgacggcttcgcttcacactccaaccagataagtggttagacaggagctgcacgagtgtgtgattggaggtggaggtgctccctcccaaaagaacacagacggtggaattactgagtgtgcgaactcacactcatctaaactgtttctgttctctgccagcagtacctggtctgacagctggagacggtggccacctggggctccaggacttggcggctccggtgttcttcagatccgttggcggtgaaggctgtgtgggatccggctcagttctagacggacgtctcctatcctcaagcctgcccacacgtcactcaacatttaattgtctgtggtaccaaaactgtgtttgtctgtatttcgttgtgcacttcacaacattaaattgttactgtttgggttatccattgtccgttcatttagagccccctgttgtgggtccgtgttcctacactttcacaacaggatttctcggccagtgtcatggatcccgaggggcgtcaaccatcgcttgaacagccaatggaagagcgaggtgaacaggcgtcagcaggaggcatgttaggtgagctgcagcaaatcttgaccgctttcactgctcggctggacttagtcaccgagcagaatgtgattctcaatcggaggatggaggctctcaccgcccgggtggaagcgcaggctcagggcgctgctgcagcacctcctcccgctgaccggaggcctgagacagacattccgctggtcattcaacgaacccccccaccatcccctgaagcttacggcgtctctggaagccgacgtccgggagtacatccatgcctgcaccacctgcgccagggggcaaagcggaccaccaaagaacccagggtctcctccagcctttgcccatgcctcatcgcccctggtctcacatcggcctggacttcgtcacgggcctcctgctgtcccagggcaagacaaccatcctcacgatagtggaccggttctccaaggtggcccacttcgtggccttcCCGAAgttcccgatggcccaggagactgcagacctcctggtccaccatgtcatgcgtctgcatgggattccatcggacattgtctcagatcgtggtccccagttctcctcccaggtctggaggagtttctgcagggaactgggggccacagtaagcctctcgtccgggtaccacccccagacgaatgggcaggcagagcggatgaatcaggagttggagcaggtcctccgctgcgtgacctccacgcacccgacggcctggagtgaccatctggcctggatcaagtatgctcataatagccaagtatcatctgccaccggcctctccccattcgagatatgtttggggtaccagcccccattatttccgttggtggagggagaggtcggggtgccctcggtccaggcccatctgagaaggtgccgtcgggtgtggcgtaccgcccgctctgccctgctcaaagcccggacgaggccaaggcccatgcagaccgccggcatgccccggcccctacgtatcagcccgggcaggcggtttggctatccactaaagacattcccctacaagtggaatcccaaaaactaaaggacagatatatcggacccttcaccatcctaaaagtcctcagcccagccgcagtgaagccagccaatccggtttttcatgtgtcaagactcaaaccctgccactcctctcccctctgtgcccccggaccggcgccgccgcctgcccggatcattgacggggagccggcttg from the Thalassophryne amazonica chromosome 16, fThaAma1.1, whole genome shotgun sequence genome contains:
- the LOC117527224 gene encoding LOW QUALITY PROTEIN: 60S ribosomal protein L23-like (The sequence of the model RefSeq protein was modified relative to this genomic sequence to represent the inferred CDS: inserted 1 base in 1 codon; substituted 1 base at 1 genomic stop codon), coding for MSKRGRGGSSGXKFRISLGLPVGAVINCADNTGAKNLYIISVKGIKGRLNRLPAAXVGDMVMATVKKGKPELRKKVHPAVVIRQRKSYRRKDGVFLYFEDNAGVIVNNKGEMKGSAITGPVAKECADLWPRIASNAGSIA